A genome region from Flammeovirga agarivorans includes the following:
- a CDS encoding PKD domain-containing protein, with protein sequence MRNIYCLLFIVLTLTVFHTSEAQVLKARNLSVIGDDNEFNITEGDIVQGCETLSLQFFIDGLDPTKTYTYSWDLGKNTSLYTIPTPAEQYQQSGDYSISVTISDGENSTQLDGVLHVAGIPDVTFTITNISGEDPQQGCSLDEYQFSVDDPSGLASYKFSVGQYLIDEAPYQKELLAGIYNVTLIGITNEGCQVYTSQSLTVHDDIETTITSSPYVCENTAVISANSIAQTLKRTAPDVVYLWNFGDGTQATGNNITHTFNKEGQFIYDVSLVAYSGSCTPVLTTQRFYTAVEDSLIQKHIPSNSCESYQVMYTHNTSIYPSDLEIVYDFGDGSEPVTHFARDTVYHTYTNITSADIDMYPKAYAGGCVITDTVTVPTFKDALEIAFTTDQEVYCGEDFSVNVEIENRRPLAKYESYYWKTYHYVDGEVSTVSTYDGIDETIILSGYGDHTIQLIGVKNGGECTLDQKKVSSKEISIKLKGKIKGCAPISSDLSFTLFEDTLEYEKEPESIVWTIRDLKTNELYESSVTNSISYTDLPMGLYVSKIVVKLEEGCRYTFFEVLQSGGEVYPKFHIPDTTICNGTSFYFENLTTDAEDGVNLNETIYEWNFDLNRGGKWEVTEERDGSITHEFIGVEEGTVTVGLRAKHYGCTSEVFTQEINILTPNPDYSVVKTLCNASNFYIQNTSTGHDGPFDWTFRVGSSKHNKADQHLTLTTTTVSESPNDHPDYNLIVQDGDTVYTELYLDDPTSLLENSLEYCEVIRYDTTIFSSAPIVSEMIWGLDETDDRSPSTICLGQTFNFRTDYEHFDTHPVTFLWIINNDSIYDQQFDYSFNRLGSYDLRLEMYDRRSRCEVEFDTIIDVKGFQMTSTADSVCAGSTINYSMYDLRIEDDELQSWVWSIDGVPIVSGTTAPIQDSFDYTFTDTKANQHEAYEVSLEVFIDGCSVKQTIPTYITGPKDYLSSATASYYYQCDYVEVTIDPKITYENFFTSYEEEGIFIWDITNLTTGETETISPSNTVRGIHNDSIFIFSQIETGQYQVTLTAEDIIGCTSTSSFNIDVPAVLTAEAGFTPEYTSVSCPQFIQIQDLADGTTGNSRPRYDDINNAQIDIVTWHWNIEREDGKETYFPTSEGAFINYFEPGIHKVSLITEDERGCYFYSDTIDVEVGGVRGITDIVQKIGYAPFTAEMNGIIEYTATDVVDISQFWTSGHGYTATDNPQSFTYENETNEDKSYLPELTFVFKIGSGQQCSYASQNDDTVTVLRLPQRTVSDIFRCAYLGDTTLAVYDSTFTPANKVTDSYSYIGEMTYQWYVDGEKISADLGGADSVVTFTQSDETSPFYVDPNGSSKTFIVESWVDALYTDFEDDSRTHWDYKQGYQKDEFTVQFEPTVILDLSLDTLSCTNKSMVFEAFETSNYQGEINSYLWSFSNGLDTTTTSNELDISFVDEGDYSVTVAAITNLSCETSSATASFSLLESPILAFSVLPTCEGLPLNIEQLSTYNTDLLTVDSSLVSSVLWSIEETGSQYSQLTPDIYLENSGDYTFQLEIAMENGCSFSYSELVTIEINTLPTDYSFDTLHCFEALGDLTIELPNNSNYDYSWEGSSNTTPIHTVSEAGTYYCTIVDNSKSTACERVVEVEVIEPRITPVLQWENVCLGESMTIDASSSFSNVDEDTLTYQYFWNINASFDTVTTSPSLSYTFTTEGTQNISLALLPSQGCLSQTISQDVEIHYLPEVAFEIDTVCQNEPAYFINYSRHLDQLINRSSDQIASVQWDFEYNGTTPNYTSTDINPTHQYDTHGDHNILLSVTTIYGCTVSSEGQIHIREIPEVDLIEDQVICYGEVVTLTVNGGISQLWSTNSNEKQITVAPEEDTFYTVTVDNELGCSVTDTVWVYVIPTFEDTATVYEVCEGIEIELSANVSEYENITQAYSWSSGSTNQTILVDQPGNYTVTNTIVHDSGKECIITKTYEVIYRDLPPSFASIDTVACFDDGFKIELQAPQGDGYVYYWHDTGETTSSVLRSEQDTYAVTITDTSYPTACETYTEIFVDEICGDDFFNPTAFTPNGDGLNDEYHVHSKHAVDIQVSIYNRWGEIIFAKNYENSDAAKEEGEGWNGTYKGKTVPSGVYTAVVSYTSELNGTQHRTSNQITILR encoded by the coding sequence ATGCGAAATATCTATTGCTTACTTTTTATCGTACTAACACTAACGGTATTCCATACTTCAGAAGCTCAAGTTCTTAAAGCTAGAAACTTAAGTGTTATTGGAGATGATAATGAATTTAATATTACTGAAGGAGACATTGTGCAAGGTTGTGAAACTTTAAGTTTACAATTTTTTATCGATGGACTAGATCCTACAAAAACTTATACTTATTCTTGGGATTTAGGTAAAAATACATCTTTGTATACTATACCTACTCCAGCAGAGCAGTATCAGCAAAGTGGGGATTATTCAATCTCTGTAACAATTTCAGATGGAGAAAACTCTACTCAATTAGATGGAGTACTTCATGTTGCAGGTATTCCAGATGTCACCTTCACGATTACCAATATTTCTGGGGAGGACCCACAACAAGGGTGTTCTTTAGATGAATATCAATTTTCAGTTGATGATCCATCCGGATTGGCAAGTTATAAATTTAGTGTGGGACAATATCTGATTGATGAAGCACCTTACCAAAAAGAATTGCTAGCCGGTATTTATAATGTTACATTAATTGGTATTACAAATGAAGGATGTCAGGTATATACGTCACAATCCCTTACTGTTCATGATGATATTGAAACGACAATCACTTCTTCACCTTATGTTTGTGAAAATACTGCCGTTATTTCTGCCAATTCAATCGCACAAACACTAAAAAGAACAGCCCCAGATGTAGTTTACTTGTGGAATTTTGGTGATGGCACCCAAGCTACAGGAAACAATATCACACATACATTTAACAAGGAAGGACAATTTATTTATGATGTATCTTTAGTCGCATATAGTGGTTCTTGTACTCCAGTATTAACGACACAACGCTTTTACACTGCAGTTGAGGATAGTTTAATACAAAAACATATTCCTTCAAATTCATGTGAGAGTTATCAAGTGATGTATACTCATAATACTTCTATTTACCCTTCTGATTTAGAGATTGTCTATGATTTTGGAGATGGAAGTGAACCTGTCACTCATTTCGCAAGAGATACAGTATATCATACTTATACTAATATTACTTCGGCAGATATTGACATGTATCCAAAAGCCTATGCTGGCGGATGTGTAATTACAGATACTGTGACTGTTCCTACTTTTAAAGATGCCCTTGAAATTGCTTTTACAACAGATCAAGAGGTTTATTGTGGTGAAGATTTTAGTGTAAACGTCGAAATAGAAAATCGTAGACCATTAGCTAAATACGAGAGCTATTATTGGAAAACCTATCATTATGTTGATGGTGAAGTAAGTACCGTTTCAACTTACGATGGGATCGATGAAACCATAATTTTAAGTGGTTATGGTGATCATACTATTCAACTTATTGGAGTGAAAAATGGTGGAGAATGTACTCTTGATCAGAAGAAAGTTTCGTCTAAAGAAATAAGTATCAAACTAAAAGGAAAAATAAAAGGCTGTGCTCCTATTTCATCTGACCTCAGTTTCACATTATTCGAAGATACTTTAGAGTATGAAAAAGAACCTGAGAGTATTGTATGGACCATTAGAGACCTAAAGACAAATGAATTGTATGAAAGTAGTGTCACCAATTCAATTTCTTACACCGACCTGCCAATGGGACTTTACGTCTCGAAGATTGTTGTTAAGCTAGAAGAAGGTTGCCGTTATACTTTTTTTGAAGTGCTTCAATCTGGTGGAGAAGTGTACCCGAAATTTCATATTCCGGATACTACAATTTGTAATGGCACCTCCTTCTATTTCGAAAACTTAACGACTGATGCTGAAGATGGTGTCAACCTCAATGAAACCATTTATGAATGGAACTTCGATTTAAATAGAGGTGGAAAATGGGAAGTAACTGAAGAAAGAGATGGTTCGATTACACATGAATTTATTGGTGTTGAAGAAGGTACTGTAACTGTTGGTCTAAGAGCAAAACATTATGGCTGTACGTCGGAGGTATTTACTCAAGAGATTAACATCTTAACACCAAACCCTGATTACTCTGTAGTTAAAACACTTTGTAATGCATCCAATTTTTATATTCAGAATACCTCAACAGGACATGATGGACCATTTGACTGGACATTTAGGGTCGGTTCAAGTAAACATAATAAAGCTGATCAACATCTTACATTAACAACAACAACCGTAAGTGAATCTCCAAATGATCATCCAGACTATAATCTTATTGTGCAGGATGGTGATACAGTATATACTGAATTATACCTTGACGATCCTACTTCTTTATTAGAGAATAGCTTAGAATATTGTGAGGTAATTCGTTATGACACCACCATTTTCTCATCCGCTCCGATCGTTTCTGAAATGATTTGGGGGCTTGATGAAACAGACGATAGATCACCTAGTACTATCTGTTTAGGTCAAACTTTCAACTTCCGAACAGACTATGAGCATTTTGATACCCATCCAGTAACCTTTCTATGGATCATCAATAATGATAGTATATATGATCAGCAATTCGATTATTCTTTTAACCGATTAGGTTCTTATGATTTGCGTTTAGAAATGTACGACCGTAGAAGCCGTTGTGAGGTTGAGTTTGATACTATTATTGATGTAAAAGGTTTTCAGATGACTTCTACAGCTGACTCTGTATGTGCTGGTTCTACGATTAACTACTCGATGTATGATCTTAGAATTGAAGATGATGAATTACAATCTTGGGTCTGGTCTATTGATGGTGTTCCTATCGTAAGTGGTACAACAGCTCCGATACAAGACTCTTTTGACTATACTTTTACAGATACAAAAGCCAACCAACATGAAGCTTATGAAGTTTCATTAGAAGTCTTTATTGATGGATGTAGTGTAAAACAAACTATACCTACATATATTACGGGGCCTAAAGATTACCTCTCTTCTGCAACTGCGAGTTATTATTATCAGTGTGATTATGTAGAGGTTACTATCGACCCAAAAATCACATATGAGAACTTTTTCACTTCTTATGAAGAAGAAGGCATCTTTATTTGGGATATTACCAACCTTACTACTGGCGAAACAGAAACCATTTCTCCATCTAATACTGTAAGAGGCATACATAATGATTCTATCTTTATTTTCTCACAAATTGAGACTGGGCAATACCAAGTAACATTAACAGCTGAAGACATTATTGGCTGTACATCAACAAGCTCATTTAATATTGATGTCCCTGCAGTTTTAACAGCTGAAGCTGGCTTTACTCCAGAATACACCTCTGTCTCTTGTCCTCAGTTTATTCAGATTCAGGATCTTGCTGATGGTACTACAGGAAATTCAAGACCTAGATACGATGATATCAATAACGCACAAATTGATATTGTTACTTGGCACTGGAATATTGAAAGAGAGGATGGAAAAGAAACATATTTCCCTACTTCTGAAGGAGCCTTTATCAATTATTTTGAACCAGGAATTCATAAGGTAAGCTTAATTACAGAAGATGAACGAGGTTGTTACTTCTATTCTGATACAATAGATGTAGAAGTTGGTGGTGTAAGAGGTATCACTGATATCGTTCAAAAAATCGGGTACGCTCCTTTCACTGCAGAAATGAATGGTATTATCGAATATACAGCTACAGATGTTGTTGATATTTCACAATTCTGGACCAGTGGACATGGTTATACTGCCACAGATAATCCACAATCTTTTACTTATGAAAATGAGACCAATGAGGATAAAAGCTATTTACCAGAATTAACCTTCGTATTTAAAATTGGTTCTGGTCAACAATGTTCTTATGCATCGCAAAATGATGATACCGTAACGGTACTTCGATTACCTCAACGTACTGTATCTGATATTTTCAGGTGTGCTTATTTGGGAGACACCACATTAGCAGTTTACGACTCTACTTTTACTCCTGCTAATAAAGTAACCGATTCCTATAGTTACATAGGTGAAATGACGTATCAATGGTATGTTGATGGAGAAAAAATAAGTGCTGATCTAGGTGGAGCTGATTCTGTCGTTACATTTACACAATCTGATGAAACTTCACCATTTTATGTTGATCCAAATGGGTCATCTAAAACCTTTATTGTAGAATCTTGGGTAGACGCTCTTTATACTGATTTTGAAGATGATAGTCGTACTCATTGGGACTATAAACAGGGATATCAAAAAGACGAATTTACTGTGCAGTTTGAACCAACTGTAATTCTAGATTTATCACTCGACACACTCAGTTGTACTAATAAATCGATGGTTTTTGAAGCTTTCGAGACTTCAAATTATCAAGGAGAAATCAACAGTTATTTATGGTCATTCTCCAACGGGTTGGATACCACAACCACATCCAATGAGCTAGATATTAGTTTTGTAGATGAAGGTGATTATTCTGTAACTGTTGCTGCTATCACTAACCTATCATGTGAAACGAGTAGTGCTACGGCTTCATTCAGTTTACTTGAAAGCCCTATTTTGGCCTTTTCTGTCCTTCCTACCTGTGAAGGATTGCCTTTAAACATCGAACAACTTTCGACCTACAATACAGACCTTTTAACTGTAGACTCTTCTTTGGTAAGTTCAGTCCTCTGGAGTATAGAAGAAACAGGAAGTCAGTACTCACAGCTCACACCGGATATCTATCTTGAAAATTCTGGAGATTATACCTTCCAATTGGAAATTGCTATGGAAAATGGGTGCTCGTTCTCTTACTCTGAACTTGTTACCATAGAAATCAACACATTACCTACTGATTATTCTTTCGATACATTACATTGTTTTGAAGCATTAGGAGACCTTACTATAGAATTACCCAATAACAGCAATTATGATTATTCATGGGAAGGGTCATCCAATACAACCCCTATCCATACTGTTTCTGAAGCCGGCACCTATTATTGTACAATTGTAGATAATAGTAAATCAACCGCCTGCGAAAGAGTAGTTGAAGTGGAAGTAATAGAACCAAGAATTACCCCTGTGCTTCAATGGGAAAATGTCTGTTTAGGAGAAAGTATGACAATAGACGCCTCTTCCTCATTTAGTAATGTCGATGAAGATACGCTTACATATCAGTATTTCTGGAATATTAATGCATCATTTGACACCGTGACAACCTCTCCAAGTCTATCGTATACTTTTACGACAGAAGGAACGCAAAATATTTCATTGGCATTATTGCCATCACAAGGGTGTTTATCACAAACGATATCACAAGATGTAGAAATTCATTATTTACCAGAAGTTGCCTTTGAAATAGATACGGTTTGTCAAAATGAGCCTGCCTATTTTATTAATTATTCAAGACACCTTGATCAACTGATCAACCGCTCCAGTGATCAAATCGCAAGCGTACAATGGGATTTTGAATACAATGGCACTACTCCAAATTATACTTCCACTGATATTAATCCAACACATCAGTACGATACACACGGTGATCATAACATTCTTCTTTCAGTAACTACAATCTATGGATGTACAGTTAGTTCGGAGGGGCAAATTCATATTCGTGAGATACCAGAAGTCGATTTAATAGAAGATCAAGTCATTTGTTATGGAGAAGTTGTAACACTTACTGTTAATGGAGGTATATCCCAACTCTGGAGTACCAACAGTAATGAAAAACAAATTACTGTAGCTCCAGAAGAAGATACCTTCTATACCGTTACGGTTGACAATGAATTGGGTTGTTCGGTAACAGATACAGTTTGGGTATATGTGATTCCTACTTTTGAAGATACCGCAACTGTATATGAAGTATGTGAAGGAATTGAAATCGAACTATCTGCCAATGTTTCAGAGTACGAAAACATTACGCAAGCCTATTCATGGAGTTCAGGTTCTACCAATCAAACAATTTTGGTGGATCAACCTGGAAATTATACAGTAACCAATACGATCGTTCATGACAGCGGAAAAGAATGTATCATCACAAAAACATACGAAGTTATCTATAGAGATCTTCCTCCTTCATTTGCTAGTATTGATACCGTTGCTTGCTTTGATGATGGTTTCAAGATTGAATTACAAGCTCCACAAGGCGATGGATATGTATATTACTGGCATGATACAGGAGAAACTACGTCATCTGTACTAAGAAGTGAACAGGATACTTATGCGGTGACTATCACTGACACCTCATACCCTACAGCATGTGAGACTTATACAGAAATATTTGTCGATGAGATATGCGGTGACGATTTCTTCAATCCAACTGCTTTTACTCCTAATGGTGATGGATTAAACGATGAATACCATGTCCACTCGAAACATGCTGTTGATATTCAAGTGAGTATCTACAATCGTTGGGGTGAAATCATCTTTGCCAAAAACTATGAGAATTCTGATGCTGCCAAAGAAGAAGGTGAAGGTTGGAACGGCACATACAAAGGTAAAACGGTACCAAGTGGTGTTTACACTGCCGTAGTTAGTTATACATCAGAACTGAACGGCACACAACACCGAACAAGCAACCAAATTACTATTTTACGTTAA
- a CDS encoding PorP/SprF family type IX secretion system membrane protein codes for MRNYFILFTFTILSFYNVSSYAQDAQLSQYYASPLYLNPALVGTSGDGRAVLNYRNQWVGLPSNYMTVIGAFDTPIPKKNISLGFQVHEDIIGTGTGAHYDRTIVNATGGYKLKIDKKYTLSFGLQIGFEQSSLGFYNLIFGDQIDDDGITNNATRESVGNTSLIYADISSGLLFYGKDFWIGTSFYHINQPSITRYETGNDQLPLRFSINAGYRIPLTYRWHNSVPDYDDKTISFMMHYQAQGRSDQLSTGVNFNYKPLILGLWYRGLIVKENDHPNQFNHDAIVIMSGVQVKRITFGYSYDHPIGGLAVSEGTSHEISLRYDFDFYKNYRKKNKKGKSGLPSDECPIPNF; via the coding sequence ATGAGAAACTACTTTATTCTATTTACTTTCACGATACTATCTTTCTATAATGTATCATCGTACGCACAAGATGCACAACTATCACAATATTATGCATCGCCTCTATACCTGAACCCCGCTTTAGTTGGAACAAGTGGAGATGGAAGAGCTGTGTTAAATTATAGAAACCAATGGGTAGGTTTACCTTCCAACTACATGACAGTGATTGGTGCATTTGACACTCCTATTCCTAAGAAGAATATTTCACTGGGGTTTCAAGTACATGAAGATATAATTGGAACAGGAACTGGGGCACATTACGATAGAACTATTGTTAACGCTACAGGTGGATATAAACTAAAAATAGATAAAAAATACACACTTTCGTTTGGCTTACAAATTGGGTTTGAGCAATCATCCCTTGGATTCTACAACTTGATATTTGGTGATCAGATTGATGATGATGGAATCACAAATAATGCTACAAGAGAGAGTGTTGGCAATACTTCTCTGATTTATGCAGATATATCTTCAGGGTTACTTTTTTATGGAAAAGATTTTTGGATTGGTACTTCATTTTATCATATCAACCAACCTTCTATTACAAGGTATGAAACCGGAAATGATCAATTGCCGTTGCGTTTCTCAATAAATGCTGGGTATCGCATTCCTTTAACTTATAGATGGCATAATTCTGTACCTGATTACGATGATAAAACCATTTCTTTTATGATGCATTATCAAGCACAAGGAAGAAGTGACCAATTAAGTACAGGAGTAAACTTTAATTACAAGCCTCTAATTCTAGGTTTATGGTATAGAGGCTTAATTGTAAAAGAAAATGACCACCCTAATCAGTTCAATCATGATGCTATTGTGATTATGTCTGGTGTTCAGGTGAAACGAATAACTTTCGGTTACAGTTATGACCATCCTATTGGAGGGTTAGCTGTCTCTGAGGGAACAAGTCATGAAATATCATTGCGCTACGACTTTGACTTTTATAAAAACTACAGAAAGAAAAATAAAAAAGGGAAATCAGGTCTTCCATCAGATGAATGTCCGATTCCTAATTTTTAG